CCCTGCCACTTGTGGTGAGCCTTCACTTATGGTTTCCTATCTCAGGGAGTAGGGTCAAAAATGAGCGAACCGTAAGTTATAATCGTCACTCAACGGTAAGATAAACCCCTCGTTCAGGGCAGGCTTTAAGGTGAGAGCAGTTTCTCGGGCTGACGTTTCAGCAATGATCGCTAAAGTTGTCAAGTCAAATTGGTTGCCAATACAAGCCGCTAACTCTAAAATTGTTTGGGTTTCTGGGGGCAGCTTGTGCAGTTTGGCAGCCATCAAGTCTACTACATTATCGGCGATGGGTTGCCCTTGAATCTGCTGGATATTCCATTGCCAGATTCTGCCGTTATAATCAAATCTCAGCCATCCTTCTCCATATAAAGTCTTTAAAAACTCGGTGAGGAAAAATGGGTTGCCACCCGTTTTGCTTTCAACTAATTCAGCGAGGGGTTGCACTTGTTGCGGCCTTTGATACAGGGTATCGGCGAGTAATTGCGTCACATCAGAGAGTGCTAAGGGTTTGAGGGAAATTTCCAGAACCCTTGCCTGAGTTTTTTTAATGGCTTCTACCGTCAGCATTAGGGGATGGGTAGCGCTGACTTCGTTATCCCGATATGCGCCGATTAAAAATAAGCATTGACTCTCTGGGGCCGTCATTATCAGTTCAATCAGTTGTAATGAGGCGCTATCCGCCCATTGCAAATCGTCTAAGAAGATTGCAAGGGGATGCTCGGGTTGAGTAAAGACTTTGATAAAATTTTGAAAAGCCAGATTAAAGCGGTTTTGGGCTTCCACTGGGGACAGTTCGGGAATGGGGGATTGAGTGCCGAGAATGGTTGCGAGTTCGGGGATGACTTCAATAATCACAGGGGCGTTTACCCCCAAGGCTTTTTGGAGTTTTTCCCGCCATTGGGCGATTTGGGAATCGGTTTCCGTCAGGAATTGTTTAATTAAAGAGCGAAAGGCTTGGATGAGGGAGGCATAGGGAATATTCCGGTGAAATTGATCGAATTTTCCCGCAATAAAATAGCCTTTTCCCCGAGTAATTGGTTTATAAATCTCTTGGACTAAAGCGGTTTTTCCGATACCCGAATATCCTGAAACAAGGGTTATTTTAGTTGAGTTAAATTCTGGATCGTCAGGAGGGGAGGTAACGCTTTTAAATGCTTCGATAAGGGTTGCCACTTCTTGTTCTCGTCCATAAAGTTTTTGAGGGATTTGGAGTCGCTCAGAAATATCCTGTATCCCGAGAGGAAACAACGCGATTTTTCCCTTTCTCTGCAATGAATCCCAGCATTGTTGCAGGTCAGCTTTTAATCCTGATGCAGATTTATAGCGGTCTTCAGCATTTTTAGCAACTAATTTGAGGATGATTTGCGAGAGTGCTTGGGGAATTTTGGAGTTGATTTGATAGGGTGGAGTCGGAGGTTTAGCAAGATGGGAATGCACCAATTCTAAAGGGTCCTGGGCGAGAAAGGGAAGGCTGCCGGTCAGCAGTTCATAGAAGGTAATACCGAGGGAGTAAAAGTCGGTACGATAGTCTACACTCCGATTCATCCGTCCGGTTTGCTCCGGGGAAATATATGCAAGGGTTCCTTCTAATAAGTTGGGATTACGAAAGGTAGAAATTTCTTGAGATAGGACCGTGGAA
This DNA window, taken from Laspinema palackyanum D2c, encodes the following:
- a CDS encoding ATP-binding protein gives rise to the protein MKNFFSEAYQITETLYESGNSLIYRVLRQTDGQSVILKLLQDTYPSPERIAQFKREYELTHNLHHPGIIDAYHIETLNNRWCISLEDFGGQNLHQLNLAPLSPTDFLPLAIEIVEILGYLHQNHIIHKDINPSNILFNPTTQTIKLIDFGLSTVLSQEISTFRNPNLLEGTLAYISPEQTGRMNRSVDYRTDFYSLGITFYELLTGSLPFLAQDPLELVHSHLAKPPTPPYQINSKIPQALSQIILKLVAKNAEDRYKSASGLKADLQQCWDSLQRKGKIALFPLGIQDISERLQIPQKLYGREQEVATLIEAFKSVTSPPDDPEFNSTKITLVSGYSGIGKTALVQEIYKPITRGKGYFIAGKFDQFHRNIPYASLIQAFRSLIKQFLTETDSQIAQWREKLQKALGVNAPVIIEVIPELATILGTQSPIPELSPVEAQNRFNLAFQNFIKVFTQPEHPLAIFLDDLQWADSASLQLIELIMTAPESQCLFLIGAYRDNEVSATHPLMLTVEAIKKTQARVLEISLKPLALSDVTQLLADTLYQRPQQVQPLAELVESKTGGNPFFLTEFLKTLYGEGWLRFDYNGRIWQWNIQQIQGQPIADNVVDLMAAKLHKLPPETQTILELAACIGNQFDLTTLAIIAETSARETALTLKPALNEGFILPLSDDYNLRFAHF